Proteins encoded in a region of the uncultured Sunxiuqinia sp. genome:
- the rplT gene encoding 50S ribosomal protein L20, which yields MPRSVNHVASRARRKKILKQTKGYWGARKNVWTVAKNAHEKALTYAYRDRKTKKRNFRALWIQRINAAARQEGLSYSQLIGLMKKNDIEINRKVLADLALNQPAAFKAVVEKVK from the coding sequence ATGCCAAGGTCAGTAAATCACGTAGCATCTCGGGCTCGTAGAAAAAAAATCCTCAAGCAAACCAAAGGTTACTGGGGTGCCCGTAAAAATGTTTGGACAGTTGCAAAAAATGCACACGAAAAGGCGTTAACATACGCTTACCGTGACAGAAAAACAAAAAAGAGAAACTTCCGCGCTTTGTGGATTCAACGTATTAACGCTGCAGCACGCCAGGAAGGTTTAAGTTATTCTCAATTGATTGGTTTGATGAAAAAGAACGACATTGAGATTAACCGTAAGGTTTTAGCAGATTTAGCTTTGAACCAACCTGCGGCCTTTAAAGCAGTAGTTGAAAAAGTAAAATAG
- a CDS encoding Gfo/Idh/MocA family oxidoreductase — MQTKIKWGILSTAKIGVTKVIPAMQKGQYCEVTAIASRNIEKASHAADQFGIPKRYASYEDLLADPEINAIYNPLPNHMHVYWTMKALEAGKNVLCEKPIGMNADEAKALAEAVKKYPDLRVMEAFMYRFHPQWEKTYELVQSGAIGDVKTVQSFFSYYNVDPQNIRNKPDIGGGALMDIGCYCISVPRFLFDEEPSEVTGQMDFDPVLKTDRLTSGLLSFPSGKTSSFTCATQLTPHQQTNILGDQGHIIVEIPVNAPPEEKVRITLRTKEKTETFTFDPIDQYTLQADAFSNSILRNKPSPTPLTDAIGNMNVIDAIIESSKQKRTISL; from the coding sequence ATGCAAACAAAAATTAAATGGGGAATACTAAGTACTGCAAAAATTGGAGTTACTAAAGTCATTCCAGCAATGCAAAAAGGTCAATATTGTGAAGTAACCGCAATAGCGTCTCGCAATATCGAAAAAGCAAGCCATGCGGCAGATCAATTTGGCATTCCAAAGCGCTATGCCTCATACGAAGACCTATTGGCAGATCCCGAGATTAATGCCATATACAACCCTCTGCCCAACCACATGCACGTTTACTGGACCATGAAAGCATTGGAAGCCGGGAAAAATGTGCTATGTGAAAAACCAATAGGAATGAATGCCGACGAAGCTAAAGCATTAGCTGAAGCAGTTAAAAAATATCCGGATTTAAGAGTGATGGAAGCATTCATGTACCGATTTCATCCACAGTGGGAAAAAACTTATGAACTCGTCCAAAGTGGAGCTATTGGGGACGTAAAAACAGTTCAATCATTCTTTTCCTATTACAATGTCGACCCTCAGAATATTCGTAACAAGCCCGATATTGGAGGTGGTGCATTAATGGATATTGGTTGTTACTGTATTTCTGTCCCTCGTTTCTTATTTGACGAAGAGCCCTCAGAAGTTACTGGCCAAATGGATTTTGATCCGGTTTTAAAAACGGATCGCTTAACTTCCGGGCTACTATCTTTCCCGTCCGGGAAAACCAGCAGTTTTACTTGTGCTACTCAATTAACGCCTCATCAGCAAACCAATATATTAGGAGATCAAGGTCATATTATTGTTGAAATTCCGGTAAATGCTCCACCAGAAGAAAAAGTAAGAATAACACTTCGCACAAAAGAAAAGACCGAAACGTTTACCTTCGACCCGATCGACCAGTATACTTTACAAGCTGATGCATTTTCGAACTCGATTCTTCGCAACAAACCATCGCCAACACCTTTAACTGATGCTATTGGCAACATGAATGTTATTGATGCGATTATAGAAAGCTCAAAACAAAAGCGAACGATTTCATTATAA